One Rhipicephalus microplus isolate Deutch F79 chromosome 4, USDA_Rmic, whole genome shotgun sequence genomic window carries:
- the LOC142814203 gene encoding protein C-ets-2-like isoform X3, whose translation MGLPERYPGAHHYEPPFQTVPTAVQSAADHWAAAAAAHQNGVAAAAAAAAAANGGVPPPHHHHHPSSFGPLHGLRVDGPLAHLSPGSGPIQLWQFLLELLTDKSCQGFISWTGDGWEFKLTDPDEVARRWGVRKNKPKMNYEKLSRGLRYYYDKNIIHKTAGKRYVYRFVCDLQTLLGYTPEELHAMVELKPEKKDED comes from the exons ATGGGCCTCCCCGAGCGCTATCCGGGTGCCCATCACTACGAGCCACCCTTCCAGACGGTGCCCACGGCCGTTCAAAGCGCTGCTGACCACTGGGCAGCGGCCGCCGCGGCCCACCAGAATGGCGTGGCAGCTGCCGCCGCGGCCGCAGCCGCAGCCAACGGCGGTGTGccaccgccgcaccaccatcaccacccaTCGTCATTTGGACCTTTGCACGGGCTTCGCGTCGACGGTCCTCTGGCCCACCTGAGCCCTG GAAGTGGACCAATCCAGCTTTGGCAGTTCCTACTTGAGCTCCTCACCGACAAGTCCTGCCAAGGGTTCATCAGCTGGACAGGTGATGGCTGGGAGTTCAAGCTGACTGACCCAGATGAAGTGGCCCGGCGTTGGGgtgtcagaaaaaacaagccgaAAATGAACTATGAGAAGCTTAGCCGAGGTCTACGCTACTACTATGACAAGAACATCATTCACAAAACTGCTGGAAAGCGCTATGTGTACCGCTTTGTGTGTGACCTGCAGACGCTGTTGGGCTACacgcctgaagaactgcatgcTATGGTCGAGCTGAAGCCAGAGAAGAAAGATGAAGACTGA
- the LOC142814203 gene encoding protein c-ets-1-B-like isoform X2, which translates to MGLPERYPGAHHYEPPFQTVPTAVQSAADHWAAAAAAHQNGVAAAAAAAAAANGGVPPPHHHHHPSSFGPLHGLRVDGPLAHLSPGALQRSHLGAGGDSKPVIQAAVLAGSGPIQLWQFLLELLTDKSCQGFISWTGDGWEFKLTDPDEVARRWGVRKNKPKMNYEKLSRGLRYYYDKNIIHKTAGKRYVYRFVCDLQTLLGYTPEELHAMVELKPEKKDED; encoded by the exons ATGGGCCTCCCCGAGCGCTATCCGGGTGCCCATCACTACGAGCCACCCTTCCAGACGGTGCCCACGGCCGTTCAAAGCGCTGCTGACCACTGGGCAGCGGCCGCCGCGGCCCACCAGAATGGCGTGGCAGCTGCCGCCGCGGCCGCAGCCGCAGCCAACGGCGGTGTGccaccgccgcaccaccatcaccacccaTCGTCATTTGGACCTTTGCACGGGCTTCGCGTCGACGGTCCTCTGGCCCACCTGAGCCCTGGTGCGTTGCAGCGATCGCACCTCGGCGCCGGCGGCGACAGCAAGCCTGTCATCCAAGCGGCCGTTTTAGCAG GAAGTGGACCAATCCAGCTTTGGCAGTTCCTACTTGAGCTCCTCACCGACAAGTCCTGCCAAGGGTTCATCAGCTGGACAGGTGATGGCTGGGAGTTCAAGCTGACTGACCCAGATGAAGTGGCCCGGCGTTGGGgtgtcagaaaaaacaagccgaAAATGAACTATGAGAAGCTTAGCCGAGGTCTACGCTACTACTATGACAAGAACATCATTCACAAAACTGCTGGAAAGCGCTATGTGTACCGCTTTGTGTGTGACCTGCAGACGCTGTTGGGCTACacgcctgaagaactgcatgcTATGGTCGAGCTGAAGCCAGAGAAGAAAGATGAAGACTGA
- the LOC142814203 gene encoding protein c-ets-1-B-like isoform X1 has translation MGLPERYPGAHHYEPPFQTVPTAVQSAADHWAAAAAAHQNGVAAAAAAAAAANGGVPPPHHHHHPSSFGPLHGLRVDGPLAHLSPGALQRSHLGAGGDSKPVIQAAVLAGYSGSGPIQLWQFLLELLTDKSCQGFISWTGDGWEFKLTDPDEVARRWGVRKNKPKMNYEKLSRGLRYYYDKNIIHKTAGKRYVYRFVCDLQTLLGYTPEELHAMVELKPEKKDED, from the exons ATGGGCCTCCCCGAGCGCTATCCGGGTGCCCATCACTACGAGCCACCCTTCCAGACGGTGCCCACGGCCGTTCAAAGCGCTGCTGACCACTGGGCAGCGGCCGCCGCGGCCCACCAGAATGGCGTGGCAGCTGCCGCCGCGGCCGCAGCCGCAGCCAACGGCGGTGTGccaccgccgcaccaccatcaccacccaTCGTCATTTGGACCTTTGCACGGGCTTCGCGTCGACGGTCCTCTGGCCCACCTGAGCCCTGGTGCGTTGCAGCGATCGCACCTCGGCGCCGGCGGCGACAGCAAGCCTGTCATCCAAGCGGCCGTTTTAGCAGGTTATTCTG GAAGTGGACCAATCCAGCTTTGGCAGTTCCTACTTGAGCTCCTCACCGACAAGTCCTGCCAAGGGTTCATCAGCTGGACAGGTGATGGCTGGGAGTTCAAGCTGACTGACCCAGATGAAGTGGCCCGGCGTTGGGgtgtcagaaaaaacaagccgaAAATGAACTATGAGAAGCTTAGCCGAGGTCTACGCTACTACTATGACAAGAACATCATTCACAAAACTGCTGGAAAGCGCTATGTGTACCGCTTTGTGTGTGACCTGCAGACGCTGTTGGGCTACacgcctgaagaactgcatgcTATGGTCGAGCTGAAGCCAGAGAAGAAAGATGAAGACTGA
- the LOC119171767 gene encoding acetylcholinesterase isoform X2, whose protein sequence is MRSATWSCILLMCLQLSTQQRSSFTVNTCTGCLRGKIVSTKTGSVRAFLGVPYAEPPIGPARFKRTEPKRPWTGVLNATNLPPMCPQMPLSFNSNYLVKEADPMSEDCLYLNIYAPSTNGTSGKPVVVYIHGGFFSYGGISMPIHDASELAVRGDVVVVTVAYRLGAFGFLNVGTEDAPGNMGIHDQLLALRWIKRNAKAFGGDPDQITLVGQSAGSYSVGVHLVSPRSKGLFRRVIMQSGSPFTSSLENTKEQARHRARVLAEMLDCGSLGRDWRGFQTMASCMRSKNVSEILNATAGFTTQGLDGFFPVVGDDLIPVRVGKALNSRRLNARELLAGISSAEGDGLIDFVAKGFRDNTDAADITKRTMVFFARGMMITLLDLESQSIIDQYFGGPNVGDGVEAVHAAADLLGDSQLGCPMLGFAKRFLGPDTAVFMYQFSQQPSKIGWPTWVRPTHADEIAFALGSVFKLESDVSDNDAKAAENFMHIISTFSHTGIPRVPDNTTWPKFGEERDYMEIGKEANVNRKQLLGPACNIWEEQKPYN, encoded by the exons ATGAGATCGGCAACGTGGTCGTGCATCCTGTTAATGTGTCTGCAACTAAGCACTCAACAACGTTCCTCATTCACTGTCAACACTTGCACTGGGTGTTTAAGAGGAAAAATTGTGTCCACAAAGACCGGGTCAGTGCGTGCGTTTCTGGGTGTTCCCTATGCGGAACCGCCGATAGGCCCTGCTCGTTTCAAAAGAACCGAACCCAAAAGACCATGGACAGGAGTCCTTAACGCAACGAACCTACCACCAATGTGCCCCCAAATGCCGTTGAGTTTCAACAGCAACTACCTGGTTAAAGAAGCTGATCCAATGTCGGAAGACTGTCTGTACCTTAACATCTACGCTCCATCTACTAACGGCACATCGGGGAAGCCCGTTGTGGTTTACATTCACGGAGGCTTTTTTTCTTACGGCGGTATTTCAATGCCAATTCACGACGCTTCTGAGCTGGCTGTCAGAGGAGATGTCGTCGTAGTTACCGTTGCGTATCGGCTAGGCGCTTTCGGATTTCTCAACGTGGGAACTGAAGATGCTCCAGGAAACATGGGCATTCACGACCAGCTTCTTGCCCTGCGCTGGATAAAACGCAACGCCAAGGCTTTTGGCGGAGATCCCGACCAAATAACCTTGGTCGGTCAGAGTGCGGGATCTTATTCTGTCGGTGTCCACTTGGTGTCGCCTAGAAGCAAAGGACTGTTTCGACGTGTTATCATGCAGAGCGGGAGCCCTTTCACGAGTTCGcttgaaaacaccaaggagcagGCTCGTCACAGAGCACGTGTCCTGGCGGAAATGTTAGATTGTGGTTCACTGGGAAGGGACTGGAGAGGTTTCCAAACGATGGCGAGCTGCATGCGATCAAAGAATGTTTCAGAGATTTTGAATGCGACTGCGGGTTTCACGACTCAGGGACTCGATGGCTTCTTCCCAGTCGTAGGAGATGACTTGATTCCTGTAAGAGTAGGGAAAGCTCTGAATAGCCGGAGGCTAAACGCACGCGAGCTCCTGGCCGGCATTTCATCAGCCGAGGGTGACGGACTCATTGATTTTGTGGCTAAGGGGTTCCGCGATAACACCGACGCCGCTGACATAACGAAGAGGACGATGGTATTCTTCGCCAGAGGCATGATGATCACGCTGTTGGACCTAGAGTCTCAGTCAATTATCGATCAATACTTTGGCGGTCCGAACGTCGGGGATGGCGTCGAAGCCGTGCACGCTGCTGCTGACCTTCTAGGCGACAGCCAGTTGGGATGCCCAATGCTGGGATTTGCCAAAAGGTTTCTTGGTCCAGACACTGCTGTCTTCATGTACCAGTTCTCGCAGCAGCCATCGAAGATTGGGTGGCCGACGTGGGTGCGCCCGACACATGCGGACGAAATTGCGTTCGCCTTAGGTTCTGTGTTTAAACTTGAAAGTGACGTCTCTGATAATGATGCCAAGGCTGCGGAGAACTTCATGCATATTATTTCGACGTTCAGTCACACCGG AATACCACGAGTCCCTGACAACACCACCTGGCCTAAGTTTGGTGAAGAACGTGATTACATGGAAATTGGAAAAGAAGCCAACGTCAACAGAAAACAACTTCTTGGGCCTGCGTGCAACATTTGGGAGGAACAAAAGCCCTATAATTGA
- the LOC119171767 gene encoding acetylcholinesterase isoform X1 — MLSVAWSFVFLCLLGASCQRDSDTTVPTTTGRVRGTLVPTTAGPVRAFLGVPFAEPPVGAARFKKPQPKEPWEGVLHATLNPPMCPQQPIQFNNYYSVKKSDEISEDCLFLNVFTPMTRGKSLKPVVVYIHGGFFNYGGVSMKLYDASELSARQDLVVVTIAYRLGAFGFLNVGTEDAPGNMGLHDQILALSWIKSNAEAFGGDPDLITLVGQSAGAFSVGIHLTSPKSRGLFKRAIMQSGSPFTTTMMNSKDDAAYGAGELARALHCPMPMMMMQGGGANAMLKCLRSKDVDSILNATASFTIQGLDGFFPVIGDEVIPVKPSVALRSGRLNARELLAGISEHEGDGLIHFMAKKFYDTKDADEVRKDSMIFVARGAMLTFLGVDSKRAIDRYFSGSQSQGGTNALHAAADLIGDSQLGCPTVGFAKRFVNPDTRVFVYKLSQQPSRINWPKWVRPTHTDEIAFALGSIFKLDPQISLSDVRAADNFMHIISTFSRTGVPRVTDKTSWPKFDQQQRYMNIEKQGSFPGKNLLYSTCDMWERVRPYE; from the exons ATGCTATCAGTTGCGTGGTCATTCGTTTTCCTGTGCTTGTTGGGTGCGAGCTGCCAACGAGACTCGGACACCACTGTTCCCACAACCACTGGACGTGTGAGAGGCACTCTTGTCCCGACGACAGCCGGACCTGTGCGCGCCTTCCTGGGAGTGCCCTTTGCAGAGCCTCCAGTTGGTGCTGCCCGTTTCAAGAAGCCCCAACCGAAGGAGCCCTGGGAGGGAGTACTCCATGCCACGTTAAATCCACCTATGTGCCCCCAGCAGCCTATACAATTCAATAACTACTACTCTGTGAAGAAAAGCGATGAAATTTCAGAGGACTGCCTTTTCCTTAACGTTTTCACTCCTATGACGCGCGGGAAGTCACTGAAACCAGTTGTCGTTTATATCCACGGAGGCTTCTTCAACTATGGTGGAGTTTCCATGAAGCTCTACGATGCCTCAGAACTATCAGCCAGACAGGACCTCGTTGTTGTTACCATCGCGTACAGGCTTGGCGCGTTTGGATTTCTCAACGTGGGTACTGAAGATGCACCAGGTAACATGGGGCTTCATGATCAGATCCTCGCACTAAGCTGGATAAAAAGCAACGCGGAGGCCTTTGGCGGAGATCCTGACCTCATCACTCTCGTTGGCCAAAGCGCAGGAGCTTTCTCCGTTGGCATTCACTTGACATCTCCCAAAAGCAGAGGCCTCTTTAAGCGCGCAATCATGCAGAGTGGGAGCCCCTTCACGACCACAATGATGAACAGCAAGGACGATGCGGCCTACGGCGCGGGTGAGCTGGCCAGGGCTTTGCACTGTCCTATGCCAATGATGATGATGCAAGGTGGTGGTGCCAATGCAATGCTCAAGTGCCTACGCTCCAAGGATGTTGATTCCATACTTAACGCTACGGCAAGCTTCACCATCCAAGGTCTGGATGGCTTCTTCCCCGTGATAGGCGACGAAGTCATACCCGTGAAACCTTCGGTTGCTTTGAGAAGCGGAAGGCTTAACGCTCGCGAGCTACTGGCAGGCATATCGGAACACGAAGGGGACGGCCTCATCCACTTTATGGCGAAGAAATTCTACGACACCAAAGATGCCGATGAAGTCAGGAAAGACTCGATGATTTTCGTGGCTAGAGGTGCAATGCTAACCTTTTTAGGAGTCGATTCAAAGCGAGCAATAGATCGCTACTTCAGTGGTTCGCAATCGCAAGGTGGTACGAACGCTCTCCACGCAGCGGCGGATCTCATCGGAGACAGTCAGCTCGGATGTCCAACAGTGGGCTTCGCCAAGAGATTCGTAAACCCCGACACGAGGGTTTTCGTGTACAAGCTTTCGCAGCAACCATCCAGGATAAACTGGCCAAAGTGGGTTCGGCCGACGCACACAGACGAAATAGCCTTCGCTTTAGGATCCATTTTCAAGCTGGATCCACAGATCTCGCTGAGCGATGTCAGAGCAGCCGATAACTTCATGCACATCATTTCAACATTCAGTCGCACAGG AGTTCCACGTGTCACAGACAAGACTTCATGGCCGAAATTCGACCAGCAGCAGCGGTACATGAACATCGAGAAGCAAGGAAGCTTTCCTGGAAAGAACCTCCTTTATTCTACGTGCGATATGTGGGAAAGAGTTCGTCCTTATGAATGA